GACAGAGTCCTCTGAGAGGATGGGCAGCAGGAAGGTGTAGACCGTAACGTTATCGAGCTTCAGCAACTCCTTGGCCAGACGTTTGCAATAACCGCAGTTGGGATCCTCGAAGGTGGCCAGGGTGCGCTTGCCATCGCCGCGCACCTGCTTGATGGCGCGATCGAGCGGCAAGTCGCTGAATTTGATGGCGGACAGCTTCTTCATGCGCTCTTCGGTAACATTTTTCATGGTCTTGCCATCGATCAGAGGACCGACAATGATCGCCGTACCCTTTTCATCTGTATATACGATATTGCCATCAGCAAAGACTTCGTATAAGCCCATGAAGCCAGACTTGGTGACGCTTTCCACCTTGGCGCCAAGTTTGCTC
The DNA window shown above is from Dechloromonas sp. HYN0024 and carries:
- a CDS encoding DsbC family protein, producing MLNKLLPTVLVMTFCLNVAADEAEVRKMMESKLGAKVESVTKSGFMGLYEVFADGNIVYTDEKGTAIIVGPLIDGKTMKNVTEERMKKLSAIKFSDLPLDRAIKQVRGDGKRTLATFEDPNCGYCKRLAKELLKLDNVTVYTFLLPILSEDSVRKSKQIWCSADRAKAWNDWMVDGKAPAGREDCDTTAVTKNQEFGRKLNITGTPTMFFADGERVPGAIPLARIEQKLSQAK